Proteins encoded together in one Amblyomma americanum isolate KBUSLIRL-KWMA chromosome 1, ASM5285725v1, whole genome shotgun sequence window:
- the LOC144135219 gene encoding beta-scruin-like, which produces MMEKRAFFSALDVQRDWWLAGGVMQLRPKVKCTTCIDVLRLASSTMERPSVMPSPRHSVCAEKTGYEVYLFVGQDENNRPLGDVIMFDRARRSIMQCEPLPWILAGSATAVMPEDGLDWLRLRSIWPGKKATPNIRERAATVIQKAYRNYRRGERLQPRLKNTWPPPARSTETLESHWDANGAEASGATQYLRQQTFPENMDPNLGMVGRMDGSFLKTNKTATAPPDVLAPTTHPTPQVHPVLLSSPAHPASLVPAALKASPADTAPLAIKAPPAPPALPAHATLPAPPALPPPPAHPAYAADQEPSVLPAPPDSPPPPARRRSHRIRRKPDRWGY; this is translated from the exons ATGATGGAGAAGAGGGCCTTTTTCTCAGCCTTGGACGTACAACGCGATTGGTGGCTAGCAGGGGGCGTCATGCAGCTGAGGCCCAAGGTCAAGTGCACCACGTGTATCGACGTGCTCCGCCTGGCCTCGTCCACCATGGAGCGACCATCTGTCATGCCATCGCCTAGGCACTCTGTTTGCGCGGAAAAAACAG GATACGAAGTGTACCTGTTTGTGGGCCAAGATGAGAACAACCGCCCACTCGGCGACGTGATCATGTTCGACCGCGCCCGTCGCAGTATCATGCAGTGTGAACCGCTGCCGTGGATCTTGGCGGGCTCAGCCACGGCCGTGATGCCCGAGGATGGTTTGGATTGGCTACGCCTTCGTAGTATATGG CCGGGAAAAAAGGCGACGCCAAACATTCGTGAGAGGGCAGCGACCGTCATCCAAAAGGCGTACCGGAATTACCGCAGAGGGGAGAGACTTCAGCCACGCCTAAAAAAT ACCTGGCCTCCCCCTGCGCGCTCCACTGAAACGCTTGAAAGCCACTGGGATGCCAACGGCGCTGAGGCCTCCGGAGCAACACAGTACCTGCGGCAGCAAACATTCCCTgaaaacatggaccccaacctggGTATGGTGGGTCGCATGGATGGCTCCTTCCTCAAAACCAA CAAAACTGCGACGGCACCTCCGGACGTCCTGGCGCCCACGACCCACCCGACGCCTCAGGTGCACCCGGTTCTCCTGTCATCCCCCGCCCATCCAGCCTCCCTGGTGCCCGCGGCCCTCAAGGCATCCCCGGCAGACACGGCGCCGCTGGCCATCAAGGCACCTCCAGCCCCGCCGGCCCTCCCGGCACACGCGACTCTCCCGGCGCCCCCAGCCCTCCCGCCGCCCCCGGCCCACCCAGCTTACGCAGCCGACCAGGAGCCCTCGGTACTCCCGGCGCCCCCGGACTCACCGCCACCGCCTGCGCGGCGCAGAAGCCACCGAATTAGGAGGAAGCCGGATAGGTGGGGTTACTAG